aaaaatagtacAGGTAAATTCCGGAACAAGCTTTGTATCGATCTATCTCCTCGTGCTGTACCAGGAACGTGCGCCGAGCTTCTGGTCAATACGATCGACGCAGTAGTCTTGCTCGAACGGTGccaagaaaataaaaattatgAATTAGGCATGTACAGCAAGTGGTGCCATTGGGATCGTCTCATTAGATGGATTGGGTTGAACCCGAGCCGTTTAGTAGTTGGGAGGGCAAGAGGCAACACCAACCGTCTTGGTGACGGTGACCGTAGCGACGCCGCAAGAGGCGCAGCTGCCGGACTGAGATGGGGTAGGAGCCTCAGTGACACCTGGGCCAGCGGGGGAGTCGGTGGTAGGCTGGACGTTGGTGGGGACGGCGGGGGTCTGGTCAGGCACAGAGACGGTGGAGGAAACCACGCTCTCGCTGGTGAGGGTCTCGCATGGGGTCGAGGTCTCGCCAGGAGCGGCCGGAGAGTCGGTAGTCGGCTGAACATTGGTAGGGACAGGAGTTTCCTCAGGGACAGATACAGTGGAGGAGACCACGCTCTCGCTGGTGAGGGTCTCACAGGGAGTAGAGCTAGCGCCAGGAGCAGTCTCACCAGGGCCGGCCGGAGAGTCGGTGGTGGGCTGAACATTGGTAGGGACAGGAGTCTCCTCAGGGACAGAGACAGTGGAGGAGATCACGCTCTCGCTGGTGAGGGTCTCGCATGGGGTAGAGCTAGAGCCAGGGGTCTCGGTGTCTGCTGGGCCGCTGGGGACAACAGGAGCGCTGCTAGTAGGAACAACAGGGGAGTCGGTAGTACCAGCTGGGGTCGTCTCTGCAGGGATAgagatggtcgaggagatcaCGCTCTCACTGGTGAGGGTCTCGCATGGGGTAGAGCTAGTGCCAGGGGTCTCGGTGTCTGCTGGGCCGCTGGGGACAACAGGAGCGCTGCTAGTAGGAACAACAGGGGAGTCGGTAGTACCAGCTGGGGTCGTCTCTGCAGGGATAgagatggtcgaggagatcaCGCTCTCGCTGGTCAGGGTGTCGCAAGGAGTTGAGGTCTCGCTAGGAGACTCGGTGGGCTGAACATCCGTAGGACCAGCGGGGGTGTCAGCAGGTCCGGTGGGGGTCTCTCCAGGCACGGAGACAGTAGATGAGACCACGGTCTCACTGGTAAGAGTATCGCAAGGAGTAGAGCTAGCGCCAGGGGTCTCGCTGTCTGCTGGGCCGCTGGGGACAACGGGAATACTGCTAGTAGGAACAGCGGGGGTTGTCTCTCCAGGGATAGagacggtggaggagatgacgCTCTCGCTGGTCAGAGTGTCACAAGGGGTCGAGCTGGCACCAGGTGTCTCGGTGGGCTCAACACCGGTAGGGACGCCGCCGGTCGAGGTAGGGCCAGAAGGAACAGAAGGAGTAGAGCTGGCAGGAATAGCGGAAGTGCTGGAAGGAAGGCTAGGAGTGTTGCTGGAGCCAGAACCGCCCGTGCATTTTTCACAGCCGGTGAGCCATCCAATGATGATTTCCTGGATAGTGTGCTCGATCTCAACACCACAGCCGCCACTGACAAGAGCGATCAGCTGAGCACGAGCCTCCTGGGAGATTGAGAGAACGCCCTTGCCAGAGAGGATGAAAGAGATAAGACCGTGGAGCTGGGTGCCGACTAGAGAGTCGATAGTGCCAGTGAGGAAACCGGTGAGGTCACCAACAAGGCCAGTGTCGACGTTGAGAGAGACCTCAGAGGCGGATTCAACGCCCTGGGACAGCCAGTAAATAAGGAGACCCTTAAGCTGAGTGGTAAGGGTGCACTTGGAGCTTGACAGCCAAAGGGCGAGTTCAATACGCTTAGCAAGTTCAATGTGGACAGCGAGGCCTCCGTTGGCactgaggagaagaaggtcctTGATCTCAACATCGATTTCAAGGCCAACGTCAGTCTGGAGGAAAGCAGTGAGGGAAGCCTGAGCACTGCTAACTAGGGCACCGCCAGCCTCAACGAGGGCCTCGAGGGAGTGACCGAGGGAGATGGCGgtgacaccaccaacaggCAGGGAAGGAATATGAATAACATCGCCACCAATGTGGCCCTGGATCCAGGCGAGGACGGTCTTCTTAAGTTCAGTGGACAAGGTGcagttgctgctgttcaACCAGCCCTTCAGGGCGTTGATGACCTCAACGTCAAGGTCGCTGATAACACCACCGGCGGCACAGAACTCAAGACCTGACCTGACCTTCCAGTCAATCTCACCAAGAAGCTTAATGGCGGCCTCGAGAGCAGCCTGAGCAGTGGCGGTGAGAACACCAATAGTTTCCGAAGCCAGAGAGAAAACACCGTTCAAGGTCACGAAGAGGTCTTTCTCAGCAGCAATGCTGACAGCCTGGGGAAGGAAGAAACCGAGTTGAGCTCGGTGGGGGACCTCGATCTCCTGGGCATCACCCTCACACCAAGACAGCAGTTCCTTCCTAAGAGAAGCCTCGAGGCTAGCACCTTCACCGTTCTTAAGCCAGGAAACAAGCTTCTTGCGGTACTCGAGATCAATGGAGCCAGCCTTGCAACCAAGAGCACTACCGCCAAGAGCCGCAGCAGCCTCGGAGCTGATGCCACCAAGGATGTGTGCTGGGGTTTGGCCGCCAAGAAGATCCTTAACGGTGTCGAGTAAGCCTTCAACGAGGCCGAAGGTACGGGCGTCGAGCTCAGGGCTAGCAGTGGGAAGGGCGAGGGCCGAGCCGGCAAGACCAGCGAGCAGAACAAGGCTGGAACGCATGGTTGCGTTAGTatagaaggaaaaaaaggcCTTAAAGCGACAACAATAATTCGCGGGGAGAATTCGGTAAAAGAGTGAGCGAATGACGTATCAAACGATTTAACGATAGACTGGTAAAGTATGTTGTGAAAACGAGGGACAGGCACAAGGCCAGAGAGTGACAGACAAAGAAGGCTTGCTGGTTGGAGAACGAGGGCGAGCTGCTCGCAGGGTTATATACCTCCCCTGAGTGTCCTGGCTTAGTCTGGTCCGTCAGTCCACAGGGGGGCTTCGCTCCTGACCATCATCCATCATGCCTGCCAGACATGGTCAAAGATCTTCGCGCTCTCTGCTTAGTGGGCACCGTCGTTCGGACCGCGGAAAATGTGCCCACAGTACCGTTTAATGTGGAGACATTCAGGAACCAAACAAAGTTGAAGTGCTATTTCAGGCCACGGGGTTCACCAAATGAAAAAGGGTGAGTTTCATGCGTTGTGGATTGCTTACCCGCTCTGGACTGGTTGTCCTGGTGGATATGGCCGTGGTCAGCAACTAACAAAGTAacatggccttcttgtcAACCGTGCTATCGAAAAACACGTCGCACTGCGTACTTTTTAATGGAAGATTACCCCCATACAACCCTCCTTCCCTAACAATGTTAGTTGGGGTTTGAGTGCGCAGGTTTAGGGGTATAGTACGACAAGACCTCCGCACTTACGAACAGTGCCCCTGGGCTTTTTGACGGCTGCCATGCTGCCAGTGCCAGGTGAGGTTTGTGGAACTGAGATACTCCGCAGTGCCGCATTGTTCCTGCAGAGAGCAGAACAATCCAGCCTCCGAGACGATCGTGCTGGCCATCCGGGATAAGCCAATCGGTGTTCGTCTTGAAGTCTAAATCCGCAATGGATAGCCAGCCGGGCGTCGAAACTAATCCGCCATCATACTTGATCTGAATTCAGGTACATGAGAACATTCGAAAAGGTTTAGGCTCATGCACTGGTTCGTGGGCCCATCGCATGGCGGTTTGAGAATATGCTCAAAATAAGTTCGGTCCataatttagattttagAACTTTAAAGCAAAGAATCGTTCGAAGGCCGTCGATTGAATTCGGCATAGTGAGGGTTCTACGAAAGTTTCCATGGGCTGGTACGTCCATGTGCTTCGTCCCAATAAAGGCTCGTTCGTTTTGACAGGGAAATTGGGTCCGACCTGATGATTATGCGCAGTTGCGCTCTACGTACTGCGCATAGATGCAAAGGTTATGCAAGTCCACGCTCCAGAGCAAGCAGATCAGAAGGCCGATGGGCGGCGGGGCTCTAAAAGAAATCCGAAGGAAAAGGCGGTCCTCGATGAAGCAATGGCGTTCAATTAAGCAAGCTTTTTTATGGGCGAAAAAGGTGTAGTGTGGTTTGAAGGACAGGAGTCAATGAATTTGGATGATGGCCCGGGCGACGGAGCACTCGGATTTCTGATCTTATCacaaaaagaagagagcagaCCAAGCGACTTTAGCGGGGGGGCTTCTATCAGAAGCTGGCTGGTGAACCGACTCCGTTAGGCAGGTTAGCAGCCCCTAGTGTGCTTCAGAGTGAACCAGCCAATTATGATCTATCTAGGAATTCGGTGGTGTCAGGGAGTGAGACAAAACAAAGGTGAAGAAGTCTCTGACAGCGGGCTGATTTCCCAGAAGGAGAGGCTGGTGTCGAAATCCGAGGTTTGTCCATGAGCATTTTCAGCGATCGTTGCCGAACATGTTCGTGGGCCTGGCTCCAAGAAGAAAGTTGAAACCCTCGGTGTATCTAAACTGGTTCGCTGGTTCCTGGTTCCAGGCCCACCGGCTGGGGCTCCCGGCTCGAGGGTCATGGATCGCGAGATCTCAGGATCATGATGGATCGTTTCACACTGCCGTTGTTCGCTTGATCGTCTCAGCGGCTCAGCCTAGTAGAGCCCTGGAGAATGGAGGTAGATCGAGATCGGAAAACCTTGATTCTTGATTCTGAACTGTTGGAACTTGTAACTTGTCACCCGTTAGCTCGACTCGCGGCCAGCTGCTGAGCAGTGCAAAAGCCGAATTATTTTGGGCCTAGCTACCAGGCAGGGGCCTTGTGACAATGAAGCCACTTAACCAGACCCAATCTCGACTCGGAAAGGCGGGTTTCTGACGGTGCAGCAAGATACAGAGTCGGCGAGTCAAGCAAACTGAGAGAAAGCCGGCAGTTCGCTGCCGGAGACATGTGATTCGCCCCATCGCTGCCCATCCGATTCTTCGGCCCTCGCACACTCGCTTGAATCAATCGCTTCTATCTTTGGCTCGTCTCTGCAAGTCTCGGTTGTCGCAGAATCTCCCGCAAGCAATTGCACTAGTCCTTTTCTAGTTATTGGACTAGACGGAGTGAGAGGGTCTGGATCAAGGATCAAGGATCAATCGAAAAAGAATGGCCTCAACTTCACAGCTCCACGCACTTGGCTGATTTTGGAAAACGGAGACAGGATAAGCCAGCGACGAGTGACAGCGAGGTTGCGAGAATGCATGCATATTGCATACTCGGTGCGCTGTCCAGCATGGGCATTCGTCCAAACACGCGCATCCTGTCAGCCCCAACAAGGAACCGTGTTTTATGCTGCTTAAGCAAAGATTCCAGCCAATCCGACAAGTGCAAACGAGCAGTTGCTGTAGACATACGGCATATGCCGGGAATGTGAGACATCGATCCAGCCTTGgcttccaggaacaggaaaggGGGGCTTCTCGCTATCCAAACCTCATTCTCGGCTGTCAATTCCAAATATTGTGGCCATGGTCCAAGGAGGTGGATGGGTTGAGTAGACTACTTGCTTGGGCTTTGGTCGCATGATGGTTCAACAACTGACTAGCTCATCAACTCTTCATGTATCCACTGCACGGAGAATTGATACAAATCTTGCATCTCCTCCGATCCCTCCACAGTCTATTGAGCACACGGTTTGACGGAAAAGCAATTAGTATTAACAACAGCGAGGGGTGATTCCGGCTACATGTCAGCCTGCTCCTCACACCACATACTGTATCGTCTGTATTCCTGTACGACTGTGACTGTGCGACATTTGTCGTCTACTGCCCCTCTCTCAGCCTGGGAGAGTCGTTTCCACTTACAAGGATAGAACTAGGTTTAGTCAATAGATCGTGCGACAAGGGCGCTCATAGCTGGACTTGACCACCACAGTATTCACAACAAAGAGTACAACAAGCCCAACGGCCAGATCCAGGTAGCAAGCTCAAAGTAGCCAGCGCTGGATTCGCGATTGACAAAGTTTTAGTCTGGCGCCCAATCACTTGGTAAAAATTAACGAGTACACTTGAAGGTAGGAAACGGAATGGCTTTAGAATAGTCTTCATGGAATTGGTAGTTGAAAGACTTCGGTAATTGATTCGTGATAAGCGCATGGTTGTTATTGACAGCGTTCCTTCAACAACCGACCGTGGACAGTCAGGTACCGTCTTATTGGTGTTTTATGGTGAGGTTGATCATGATGATTGGTTAATAGCCATGGTGGGGCCGGCCCGCCGCACCCCGCCCCGCACGTGATCATCGGCGAACCCTAAATTGGTTCAATATCTGCACCACTCCGCTGCCACACAAAACTCCtatcctcttcaacaaaaATTCTGCGCCGTTCGGGAGTCGAACCCGAGTCCCTTGCTGTCTATTCCCTATTATGGAAGGCAAGGATGATAACCGCTACACTAACGGCGCGGTTCTTATTAGCTAATATCTTGATTTTACGGTTTATCAGGGTGGAAGGGCTGTCGATAAACACGTGACCTGTCACGTGTCTCCGGATGCTTGCATTGCTCAACCGTAGCTACATGGTTCGGTCTTTCCATTTACACAGCTATCAGCAAGTCAGTCAATTAGCTATATAGTCGCCGAAAGAGACCGGTCTTTCTATCGTTCATTCATGCTCTTTATCCGTTTGCTCCAATAAGGAGCCAATATGGGTCCGCTGATCACGGTCGCGGACCAACtacgtatatatatataagtcgACCATGGACCAAACTATTTTGACAAGCTGCAACCTCGGAAGTCGCTTGTCGTCGCCCAGTTGTAGTATCACCTAGATCTCCTGTATGTATTTGTAAAAACTGTAACAATTTTCTTATCACAATCGATTGTGCTTTGTTGCTTCACCCGAACAGATGGCTCTACTACGGATAGGACCCTAATACATGCTACTCTGAGTAAGGTCATATTTCATGGCGGAGTCCGAAGAACACGAACAACAACACGCTTCTTGTTGTTTAATCTCTGGATTTTATGGTATATCTGGGTAGGAGTCGACTTGCCAAGAGGATAGCCCCGGAATGTACGGGAGTAGATGTTGTTTACATGCCGCCATTGCCCGTAGCAACCATCACGTGTAGAGCTAAGCCCAATCAGGATGCGGGAGACTTCCCAGCCTCCCAAGTATTTCTGTTTATTCGACCTATACAGCAACAAGAACACAGCAACCGACGCAGGTGCGACCGCCAACCCCGGGGAATCCACGACAGATGCAGCGGAACGTATGAGGCTGCCGTACTCTGTGAATTACAACAATGGCCTCGCCGAATTCTCTCTCCACCGCCCATACGACAgctctccatcgccaacagTCCCGACAGATGTCCCGCGCCTCTATCTCTCGCACTGGGTCCAGACGCACCTCCCCCGAAATCGACAACCCTCTCACTCGTCGAAGTAGCGCTGCAGTGGTTTCCAGACAGTACTCCACCGGCGATAGCTCCGATGACGAAGTTCCAGAACCGAAGTTCAGCGCGTCTGTCAAGGCTcttcttgacgaggatgacgtGAATGCTTCCCCTCGCCTACGAAATAGAAATTCAAATGACCACCCTCGAAATATGCGCGTGGGATCGGCTGCATCCAGTAATGAAAGGCGATCTCGAACCACCTCGCCACTGGATCAATCGAACGGCAGCCCTGCCCCGCGAGTAGTTCGCATAGGTTCTGCTCTGGGCAGCGGctcgagatcaagaaggGAGGGGTCTCTTCTGTCAAGCGGTGAAAATGCAGAGCCAGAGGTGGAATCTGAAGCAAAGAATCACTCGAACGATTTCATCACACCCGGCCCAAGAACGCGCAGCGTCCGGATCAATGCGTCGCGTAGTCACACGCGCTCTCCCACGTCCCTATCACCATCTGAAAAACGATCCGTCAGCCGCAGCCCTCTTGGTGAACAATCAAGTGCTGAACGCCTCGAAGACGAAAGAAAATCTAGACACGAGGACTATGCCCCGCCCGTTGGGACGTCCTCTGTACTTCGTTCTCGAAATCCAGAAGACATTGGCATGCAAAGTTCGTTGCGCGTGAAGAGAGTCGGCAGATTGACGGGTACATTTCTCAATGGGCCCGCGAGACGCGGCGTGCTGCGACGCCAGAGTGAGGAGAACCAATCTCCCAGCTATCTCTCCGACTCCAAAGAATCCGAAGGGGCAGACCCAAACGCTGAATATGGTTATAAAAGCAGCGTGAGAGCATCATCCCCCAAGGTATCCTGGGCGGATCCCGAACCACAACAAAAGAGCACAGATTACCGTCTCGCCTCGTCCGGTGATGGACCATTCTCTaggtcctcctcgccgaAATCATATGCATCACATTCCAAATCCACTCCAGGATCGTCTTCCGATGCGTCCTCAAAGCCATCAAGCTCAAAAGAGCCCATTTTCAAAGTACCTCCTCCCCCAACATTGCCATCCGCCCGTGATCAAGAGAATGAACCTCCACCAACATTTAAGCGAGCCAAGCCACAGGGTTTCAATTTCCTTGATAAACCGGAGAAGCTTTCCGTCATTTACGgagatgagaagaaggaccaggAAGCCCCAGCGGGTAATTCCCCCAGGAAGATCCTGTCTAACCGGAGCAACAACACCCCTCACAGACCGGCGccccctcctccaaagaTGTCTGTTCTAGAGACTGCCACTGCGACAGGAGGAGCAGCTACTGCATCCCAGTCTCGCAAGAAACGAAATCAGGTCTCGATCAATCACAAGCCGTTTACACGTTTGGATTGTATTGGTCGCGGAGGTAGCTCACGCGTCTACCGGGTTATGGCGGAGAACTACAAAATCTTCGCGCTAAAGCGTGTGAATCTGGAAGATGTTGACCCCACCACTTTGGCTGGCTACAAGGGCGAAATTGATCTTCTTAAGAAGCTAGAAAACATCGACCGCGTCGTACGACTGTTTGACTGGGAACTCAACTCGGACAAGCATACTCTTAGCGTACTGATGGAAATTGGGGAGTCGGACCTGGAGAAGGTTTTGACTTATAAATTGAATGCTGAGGACGCCATGTTTGACGTCAACTTCACCCGATACTACTGGAAGGAAATGTTGGAATGTGTCCAGGCGGTCCACGAGCACAACATTGTGCACTCCGATTTGAAGCCCGCtaatttcctcctcgtccaagGCCGACTCAAGCTTATTGACTTTGGAATTGCCAACGCTATCCAAGACCATACCGTCAATGTACACCGGGAACAGCAGGTTGGAACGCCAAACTACATGTCTCCTGAAGCGCTGGTCGACTCGAATGCGTCTCTTGGGTTGCCAGCAAGCGTTGGGAAGATTATGAAGCTCGGCAAGCCGAGCGATGTATGGAGTCTGGGCTGTATCTTGTACAAAATGGTCTACGGCCAGCCTCCCTTTGCCAAAATCTCCAAATACTTGGAGCGTATCCTGGCCATTCCGAATCCCAAGGTGAAAATCGATTTCCCAGCTTTCGGGATTGGCGGTGTCCAAGTCCCTCCAGGACTCATTCGAACATTGAAGCAATGTCTGCAGAGAGATCAGACCTTGCGGCCAAGCATCAGTGAACTCCTGAGCCAACAAGACCCATTCCTATATCCTGATGCGCAGCTTGAAGGTGCCGTCCCCATCACTCAGGATGTTTTGGGCAGGATTCTGATCAACGTGGTCAATCACTGTCGAGTTCGCGGAGTGCccagcgatgaggagctggCTGCCTGGCCCGCAGGTTTTTTTGCAAAGATTAAATCAGCCTTGGAAGAGAATCCCTAACCTACTGGACAACCgatttcctttgttttgGCGCTTTGGATCTTTGAACGACTTGATTACGACCAACTCGACTACAGCCGATTGTTTTCCTTTTGTATAACATTCTCGGTGTTTTTTTATTGAATTTTCCCCTTTTGAATACGGTGGGTGTTCGGTGTACTGGCATTGCATACAGCTTGGAATGCTGTCAGCGTGGTGTTTGATTATATTGGAATATACTTAATGACTCTCTTCGCTTTCGGTGTACATATTACTTACCAACTTCAATTCATCTTCTCATTCTAATTCGTCCATGTCTGGGAATAGCGAATTCACTGGTCTCGCTCCACCCTTGTCATCTTAAAGTGACCCAGGTAGACAAATAGCCGCACGGTGCTATCAGCAAATCAAAATAGGAACAATTTATTGCGTGAAAGGCAATTTAAAAATTCCCATTGCAATAGCAAATAAAATACAATGCACGTAGTATCAAAATCTATCTGTACATAGCAGCCTTAAGCCACAAATAACCAGAGTCCAGAGATAATCTTACTCCTTgtcttcaacaacaatctccccctccttctgcagctcctccacagACTTAACCTTCACCTCCATCACCCTCAGCAGCGTATATCGGTGCTTACTCGTGACCTTCTGCACGTGCCTCCGTCGCCTCTTCGTCTTTTCCTTCACCCGCAGCGGCTCCGAGTCAACGCCCATAACCCGCACCCGACACTCGAACAGTCGCTCATCGACGTAAGGCGTCCCCTTGAGCGTGAAATCGCGGGAACCGAGGATAGATGCGCGGTTAAAGCGCAGAACGTCGCCGGGTTGCACGTTCGGCATAAGGAAGGGGAGGCGCAGGTGGTCTCCTTCCGTTACGAGGTAGGGCCGGTCATGTAGGTGCGCGCTTATGTAGTGTGGTTTCTGGTTGGCGAGTTGCGGCAGTGTCTCGAGGAGGGATTTTGTCACGGTTAGGGGGTCGTTGAAAGTTGGGGCGATGGATTGTTTGGAAAGAGGCACGTCGGCGCGGGTTAAAGGGGTTCGTGTTGTAGTAATTGTTTGGGTTGGTTGTTGGGTCGGGGTTGAGGATTGAGCTCGAGGGGTTGCGCTCAATGGTTCGTCGGGGTGCGtgttggatgatgatgatgatgttgtcgTTGCTTGGTGCAGACAGGCCCGGAAGGTAGTGCTGGTTGTGAGGGACGGGCGGGCTGCTTGCTCGAGAGGAAGGGCAAAGGCCCTTGCCAGTGCCGATCGGGAGAACATTTTCAGAGGGTGCAGATGCCCTGACTCTGCCTGTGTCTTGGTGGAGGTCCGGCTGGAATTGGCGATTTGCTGGTGTTCCGGCCGACGACGAGAAATTCAGGTCGAGATAACAGGTCACGTGAGCGATTATCGGTCGAAACTTTTTTGAGCCCGCCTCCATGGAAACCACCACTTCCATCCATTCACCACCACCGTATACTCTGTCATCATGGTACGTTGCTGTCCTTCAATTAG
The nucleotide sequence above comes from Aspergillus puulaauensis MK2 DNA, chromosome 3, nearly complete sequence. Encoded proteins:
- a CDS encoding putative cell wall protein (COG:S;~EggNog:ENOG410Q2KH;~SECRETED:SignalP(1-17)), translated to MRSSLVLLAGLAGSALALPTASPELDARTFGLVEGLLDTVKDLLGGQTPAHILGGISSEAAAALGGSALGCKAGSIDLEYRKKLVSWLKNGEGASLEASLRKELLSWCEGDAQEIEVPHRAQLGFFLPQAVSIAAEKDLFVTLNGVFSLASETIGVLTATAQAALEAAIKLLGEIDWKVRSGLEFCAAGGVISDLDVEVINALKGWLNSSNCTLSTELKKTVLAWIQGHIGGDVIHIPSLPVGGVTAISLGHSLEALVEAGGALVSSAQASLTAFLQTDVGLEIDVEIKDLLLLSANGGLAVHIELAKRIELALWLSSSKCTLTTQLKGLLIYWLSQGVESASEVSLNVDTGLVGDLTGFLTGTIDSLVGTQLHGLISFILSGKGVLSISQEARAQLIALVSGGCGVEIEHTIQEIIIGWLTGCEKCTGGSGSSNTPSLPSSTSAIPASSTPSVPSGPTSTGGVPTGVEPTETPGASSTPCDTLTSESVISSTVSIPGETTPAVPTSSIPVVPSGPADSETPGASSTPCDTLTSETVVSSTVSVPGETPTGPADTPAGPTDVQPTESPSETSTPCDTLTSESVISSTISIPAETTPAGTTDSPVVPTSSAPVVPSGPADTETPGTSSTPCETLTSESVISSTISIPAETTPAGTTDSPVVPTSSAPVVPSGPADTETPGSSSTPCETLTSESVISSTVSVPEETPVPTNVQPTTDSPAGPGETAPGASSTPCETLTSESVVSSTVSVPEETPVPTNVQPTTDSPAAPGETSTPCETLTSESVVSSTVSVPDQTPAVPTNVQPTTDSPAGPGVTEAPTPSQSGSCASCGVATVTVTKTVGVASCPPNY
- the MPS1 gene encoding serine/threonine/tyrosine protein kinase MPS1 (BUSCO:EOG092610LQ;~COG:D;~EggNog:ENOG410PHX5;~InterPro:IPR017441,IPR008271,IPR027084,IPR000719, IPR011009;~PFAM:PF07714,PF00069;~go_function: GO:0004672 - protein kinase activity [Evidence IEA];~go_function: GO:0004712 - protein serine/threonine/tyrosine kinase activity [Evidence IEA];~go_function: GO:0005524 - ATP binding [Evidence IEA];~go_process: GO:0006468 - protein phosphorylation [Evidence IEA];~go_process: GO:0007093 - mitotic cell cycle checkpoint [Evidence IEA];~go_process: GO:0051304 - chromosome separation [Evidence IEA]); translation: MASPNSLSTAHTTALHRQQSRQMSRASISRTGSRRTSPEIDNPLTRRSSAAVVSRQYSTGDSSDDEVPEPKFSASVKALLDEDDVNASPRLRNRNSNDHPRNMRVGSAASSNERRSRTTSPLDQSNGSPAPRVVRIGSALGSGSRSRREGSLLSSGENAEPEVESEAKNHSNDFITPGPRTRSVRINASRSHTRSPTSLSPSEKRSVSRSPLGEQSSAERLEDERKSRHEDYAPPVGTSSVLRSRNPEDIGMQSSLRVKRVGRLTGTFLNGPARRGVLRRQSEENQSPSYLSDSKESEGADPNAEYGYKSSVRASSPKVSWADPEPQQKSTDYRLASSGDGPFSRSSSPKSYASHSKSTPGSSSDASSKPSSSKEPIFKVPPPPTLPSARDQENEPPPTFKRAKPQGFNFLDKPEKLSVIYGDEKKDQEAPAGNSPRKILSNRSNNTPHRPAPPPPKMSVLETATATGGAATASQSRKKRNQVSINHKPFTRLDCIGRGGSSRVYRVMAENYKIFALKRVNLEDVDPTTLAGYKGEIDLLKKLENIDRVVRLFDWELNSDKHTLSVLMEIGESDLEKVLTYKLNAEDAMFDVNFTRYYWKEMLECVQAVHEHNIVHSDLKPANFLLVQGRLKLIDFGIANAIQDHTVNVHREQQVGTPNYMSPEALVDSNASLGLPASVGKIMKLGKPSDVWSLGCILYKMVYGQPPFAKISKYLERILAIPNPKVKIDFPAFGIGGVQVPPGLIRTLKQCLQRDQTLRPSISELLSQQDPFLYPDAQLEGAVPITQDVLGRILINVVNHCRVRGVPSDEELAAWPAGFFAKIKSALEENP
- a CDS encoding mitochondrial 54S ribosomal protein bL21m (COG:J;~EggNog:ENOG410PP2I;~InterPro:IPR028909,IPR036164;~PFAM:PF00829;~go_component: GO:0005840 - ribosome [Evidence IEA]), which produces MFSRSALARAFALPLEQAARPSLTTSTTFRACLHQATTTSSSSSNTHPDEPLSATPRAQSSTPTQQPTQTITTTRTPLTRADVPLSKQSIAPTFNDPLTVTKSLLETLPQLANQKPHYISAHLHDRPYLVTEGDHLRLPFLMPNVQPGDVLRFNRASILGSRDFTLKGTPYVDERLFECRVRVMGVDSEPLRVKEKTKRRRRHVQKVTSKHRYTLLRVMEVKVKSVEELQKEGEIVVEDKE